The Gymnodinialimonas sp. 57CJ19 genome includes a window with the following:
- a CDS encoding aminopeptidase P family protein: MDIYKDRLARLRVRMTETGTDLVALGPTSHMTWLSGADPHGDERPVMLLVSQSHAGFLMPALNANSVRQATDLPFETWSDEQGPSAALDHLLQSCGVTGAGHSVALDEAMRADFALLLIDAMDAPKRRFSVDTLGHLRAMKDAAEIDALRACAHLNDAAATAAFAALRVGMTERDVQTVIHDYYKAHGAKPEFTIIGFGENGAYPHHHTGDTVLQDNMAVLIDTGCRIGGYPSDMTRCGWFGDTPSAEFLKVAEIVENAVQAAMAVVRPGVVAKDIDAAARGVIEAAGYGEYFVHRTGHGLGIDIHEPPYITATSETVMHAGNVFSIEPGIYLPGQFGVRLEDIVVATDGGADILSALSRTIWTPASASN; encoded by the coding sequence ATGGACATTTACAAAGACCGCCTTGCGCGTTTGCGGGTGCGGATGACCGAGACAGGCACCGACCTGGTGGCCCTTGGCCCCACCAGCCATATGACGTGGCTGTCGGGCGCGGACCCCCACGGCGACGAACGCCCAGTGATGCTGCTGGTCAGCCAAAGCCACGCGGGCTTTCTGATGCCCGCGCTCAACGCCAATTCCGTGCGGCAGGCGACGGATCTTCCGTTTGAAACCTGGAGCGATGAGCAAGGCCCAAGCGCCGCGCTGGACCACTTGCTGCAGAGCTGCGGCGTCACCGGCGCTGGCCATTCCGTCGCCTTGGACGAGGCGATGCGCGCCGATTTCGCGCTGCTGTTGATTGACGCCATGGACGCGCCCAAACGGCGCTTCTCGGTCGATACACTGGGCCATCTGCGGGCGATGAAGGACGCGGCGGAAATTGACGCCTTGCGTGCCTGCGCCCACCTCAACGATGCCGCCGCCACCGCCGCCTTCGCGGCCCTGCGCGTCGGTATGACGGAACGGGACGTGCAGACGGTGATCCACGATTACTACAAAGCCCACGGCGCCAAGCCTGAGTTCACCATCATCGGCTTCGGCGAAAACGGCGCCTACCCCCACCACCACACAGGCGACACGGTGCTGCAAGACAACATGGCCGTGCTGATCGACACCGGCTGCCGGATCGGCGGCTACCCCAGCGATATGACCCGCTGTGGCTGGTTCGGCGACACCCCGTCCGCGGAGTTCCTGAAGGTTGCCGAGATCGTCGAAAATGCCGTGCAGGCCGCCATGGCCGTTGTGCGCCCCGGCGTTGTGGCGAAGGACATCGACGCCGCCGCCCGTGGCGTGATCGAGGCGGCGGGATACGGCGAGTATTTCGTGCACCGTACCGGCCACGGCCTTGGCATCGACATCCACGAGCCGCCCTACATCACCGCCACCTCTGAAACGGTGATGCACGCCGGCAACGTCTTTTCCATCGAGCCGGGGATCTATCTGCCCGGTCAGTTCGGCGTGCGCCTTGAAGATATCGTTGTGGCAACCGACGGTGGGGCCGATATCCTATCCGCCTTGTCGCGTACCATCTGGACACCTGCAAGCGCGTCCAACTGA